A part of Saccharomonospora amisosensis genomic DNA contains:
- a CDS encoding nicotinate phosphoribosyltransferase, which produces MSTSASNTSTALFTDHYELTMLGSALSDGTGERDCVFEVFARRLPAGRRYGVVAGTARVLDAIADFRFTEAELEQLRATAVVDAETLDWLAGYRFTGDVDGYPEGELYFPGSPILTVRGSFAECVLLETIVLSILNHDSAVASAAARMSSAANGRPIIEMGGRRTHEQAAVAAARAAYLGGFATTSNLEAGRRYGISTRGTVAHAFMLLHDTEEAAFRAQLEKLGADTTLLVDTYDITAGIETAVRVAGPELGAIRIDSGDVGVLARKAREQLDALGAKDTRIVVSGDLDEHAIAALRAEPVDAYGVGTSVVTGSGAPTAGMVYKLVEVGGRPVAKRSEHKASRGGRKAALRRHKPTGTALEEVVYPTRNPPQVGPYDRDLHIPLLRGGQPVSDLPTLEDGRQRLRRALVSLPWEGLKLSSGDPAIPTTFT; this is translated from the coding sequence ATGTCCACCTCGGCGAGCAACACCAGCACCGCGCTGTTCACCGACCACTACGAACTCACCATGTTGGGTAGCGCACTGAGCGACGGAACGGGTGAACGCGACTGCGTCTTCGAGGTGTTCGCGCGCAGACTGCCCGCAGGGCGGCGCTACGGCGTGGTCGCGGGCACGGCCCGCGTGCTGGACGCGATCGCCGACTTCCGCTTCACCGAAGCGGAACTGGAACAACTGCGGGCGACGGCCGTCGTCGATGCCGAGACCCTGGACTGGCTCGCGGGGTACCGGTTCACCGGAGATGTGGACGGCTACCCGGAGGGAGAGCTGTACTTTCCAGGTTCGCCGATCCTCACCGTGCGCGGCAGCTTCGCCGAATGTGTGCTGCTGGAGACGATCGTGCTGTCGATCCTCAACCACGACAGCGCGGTCGCCTCCGCCGCCGCCAGGATGTCGAGCGCCGCCAACGGCAGGCCGATCATCGAGATGGGCGGAAGACGTACCCACGAGCAGGCAGCGGTCGCCGCGGCGCGCGCGGCCTACCTCGGCGGCTTCGCCACCACCTCGAACCTGGAAGCCGGTCGCCGCTACGGGATCAGCACCCGAGGCACGGTCGCGCACGCGTTCATGCTGTTGCACGACACCGAGGAAGCCGCGTTCCGCGCGCAGCTGGAGAAGCTGGGTGCCGACACCACGCTGCTGGTGGACACCTACGACATCACGGCAGGCATCGAAACGGCCGTGCGGGTGGCGGGGCCCGAGCTGGGCGCGATCCGCATCGACTCAGGCGATGTCGGCGTGCTCGCGCGCAAGGCCAGGGAACAGCTCGACGCGTTGGGTGCGAAGGACACGCGCATCGTGGTGTCGGGTGACCTCGACGAGCACGCGATCGCGGCGCTGCGTGCCGAACCGGTCGACGCCTACGGGGTGGGTACATCGGTGGTCACCGGCTCGGGTGCGCCGACAGCCGGAATGGTGTACAAGCTAGTCGAGGTCGGCGGCAGGCCGGTCGCGAAGCGAAGCGAGCACAAGGCGTCGCGGGGCGGGCGCAAGGCGGCACTGCGCAGGCACAAACCCACGGGCACCGCACTGGAGGAAGTCGTTTACCCGACAAGGAACCCGCCCCAGGTCGGCCCGTACGACCGCGATCTGCACATCCCGCTGCTTCGTGGTGGACAACCGGTATCGGATCTGCCCACCCTGGAGGACGGGAGGCAACGGTTGCGCCGCGCGCTGGTGAGCCTTCCGTGGGAAGGGCTGAAACTCTCCAGCGGCGACCCGGCGATACCCACCACCTTCACCTGA
- the clpS gene encoding ATP-dependent Clp protease adapter ClpS, translating to MTTPVEAEQTLGADQGSEDRPWQTIVWNDPVNLMSYVTYVFQKIFGYSRDHATKLMLDVHHKGRAVVSSGSKEKVEGDVAKLHAAGLWATMEQP from the coding sequence ATGACCACGCCTGTCGAGGCCGAACAGACTCTCGGTGCGGACCAGGGTTCCGAGGACAGACCGTGGCAGACCATCGTCTGGAACGACCCGGTGAACCTGATGTCGTACGTGACCTACGTGTTCCAGAAAATCTTCGGGTACAGCAGGGACCACGCCACCAAGCTCATGCTCGACGTTCACCACAAGGGAAGGGCGGTCGTGTCCTCGGGCAGCAAGGAAAAGGTCGAAGGCGACGTCGCGAAACTGCACGCGGCGGGCCTGTGGGCAACCATGGAACAGCCGTGA
- a CDS encoding DUF2017 domain-containing protein, with translation MRGWRRKGDNVLAGFEQQEAAVVRGLVSQVEDMLRARAEEAPQDELSELTGIRTGPSEGPDDPVLGRLLPDFHRLDPDNPSKEELDSAAALRSLHEPEVLEAKVGVAAVVMRTLPPEGGEVRLSPEQADAWLSALNDVRIALGTALDVTEDMPDELPEEDPRSPHLGVYHWLTWVQESLVQALAE, from the coding sequence GTGAGGGGCTGGCGCCGCAAGGGCGACAACGTGCTCGCCGGGTTCGAACAGCAAGAGGCCGCGGTCGTGCGTGGCCTGGTCAGCCAGGTCGAGGACATGTTGCGGGCCCGCGCGGAGGAGGCGCCGCAGGACGAGCTGTCCGAGCTCACCGGTATCCGCACCGGGCCGTCCGAGGGGCCGGACGACCCCGTGCTCGGGCGGCTGCTGCCCGACTTCCACCGCCTCGACCCCGACAACCCGAGCAAGGAAGAGCTCGACTCCGCCGCCGCGCTTCGTTCGCTGCACGAACCCGAGGTGCTGGAGGCCAAGGTGGGTGTCGCGGCCGTGGTGATGCGAACCCTGCCACCGGAAGGCGGCGAGGTGCGGCTGAGCCCCGAGCAGGCCGACGCGTGGCTGTCCGCCCTCAACGACGTCCGCATCGCGCTGGGCACGGCGCTGGACGTCACCGAGGACATGCCCGACGAGCTTCCAGAGGAGGACCCCCGCTCGCCGCATCTGGGCGTGTACCACTGGCTGACCTGGGTGCAGGAAAGCCTCGTCCAGGCGCTGGCCGAATGA
- a CDS encoding P1 family peptidase translates to MRPNDSATLGADTVNAITDVPGVLVGHHERLETGWATGTTVVLVPDAAVGAVDQRGGAPGTRETNLLEPENLVRRVNAICFSGGSAYGLAAADGVVRWLGERNLGFPVGSQPHEVVPIVPAAVIFDLPRGDWGNTPDASFGYAACEAAVGGPVAQGTVGAGTGAQVGSLKGGVGTASERVDEFVVGALAVVNASGEAVRLDTGEPYAADHEVAGEFGVPSWPGRPAETEVDGTDLNTTVGVVAVDARLSKAQCRRLAVAAQDGLARAVRPAHTMFDGDTVFALATGARELPMRQGPIGDVGRAAVLDRLASAAARVFARAMARGVLAATSVPGLAAYRDVWPEVFDERP, encoded by the coding sequence ATGAGGCCGAACGACTCCGCGACGCTCGGTGCTGACACCGTCAACGCCATCACCGACGTGCCTGGCGTACTGGTGGGACACCACGAGCGGCTCGAGACGGGCTGGGCCACCGGCACGACCGTGGTGCTGGTGCCCGACGCAGCGGTGGGCGCGGTGGACCAGCGCGGTGGGGCGCCAGGCACGAGGGAGACCAACCTGCTGGAGCCGGAGAACCTGGTGCGGCGGGTCAACGCCATATGTTTTTCCGGCGGCAGCGCGTACGGGCTTGCGGCGGCCGACGGGGTCGTGCGCTGGCTCGGTGAGCGAAACCTCGGCTTTCCCGTTGGCTCGCAGCCGCACGAGGTCGTGCCGATCGTCCCGGCCGCGGTGATCTTCGACCTGCCACGCGGCGACTGGGGCAACACTCCGGACGCCTCGTTCGGCTACGCCGCATGTGAGGCCGCGGTCGGCGGCCCCGTCGCGCAGGGCACGGTCGGCGCGGGCACCGGAGCGCAGGTGGGCTCACTCAAGGGCGGGGTCGGTACGGCGAGCGAACGGGTGGACGAGTTCGTCGTTGGCGCGCTGGCCGTGGTCAACGCCTCGGGCGAGGCGGTGCGCCTCGACACCGGTGAGCCCTACGCGGCCGACCACGAGGTCGCGGGGGAGTTCGGCGTGCCGTCCTGGCCGGGCAGGCCCGCGGAGACCGAGGTCGACGGCACCGACCTCAACACCACGGTCGGCGTGGTGGCCGTGGACGCGCGGCTGTCGAAGGCGCAGTGCCGCCGCCTCGCGGTCGCCGCGCAGGACGGGCTGGCCCGTGCTGTACGGCCCGCGCACACGATGTTCGACGGCGACACCGTTTTCGCGCTGGCGACCGGAGCGCGGGAGCTGCCGATGCGGCAGGGCCCCATCGGGGACGTGGGCAGGGCCGCCGTGCTCGACCGGCTGGCCTCGGCCGCGGCGCGGGTGTTCGCCCGCGCGATGGCGCGCGGAGTGCTGGCCGCGACGTCGGTGCCCGGCCTCGCCGCCTACCGTGACGTGTGGCCCGAGGTGTTCGACGAGCGACCGTGA
- a CDS encoding Mov34/MPN/PAD-1 family protein — MSIVLRIRRDLVDAIVAHARRDHPDEACGVIAGPDDGTDRPQRFVPMVNAARSPTFYEFDSGDLLRLYREMDANDEKPVVIYHSHTATEAYPSRTDIKLAQEPFAHYVLVSTRDPEDYELRSYRIVDGEVTEEPVEVVESYMFANTGSDDVPDA, encoded by the coding sequence ATGTCTATCGTGCTTCGGATCCGCCGTGACCTCGTGGACGCGATCGTCGCTCATGCCCGCCGAGATCATCCGGATGAGGCGTGCGGCGTCATCGCGGGCCCTGACGACGGAACCGACCGGCCGCAGCGCTTCGTGCCCATGGTCAACGCAGCCCGCTCTCCCACGTTCTACGAGTTCGACTCCGGCGACCTGCTCAGGCTCTACCGCGAGATGGACGCGAACGACGAGAAGCCCGTCGTGATCTACCACTCGCACACCGCCACCGAGGCCTACCCCTCGCGAACCGACATCAAGCTGGCGCAGGAGCCGTTCGCGCATTACGTGCTGGTCTCGACCCGTGACCCCGAGGACTACGAGCTGCGCTCGTACCGCATCGTGGACGGCGAGGTGACCGAGGAGCCGGTCGAGGTCGTCGAGTCGTACATGTTCGCCAACACCGGTAGCGACGACGTGCCCGACGCCTGA
- a CDS encoding ubiquitin-like small modifier protein 1: protein MPVTVSIPTILRNHTGGEKSVEASGKTVAEVIDDLEAKHGGLKERLVKDEKLHRFVNVYVNDEDVRFAGGLDAEVSDGDTVTILPAVAGGSR, encoded by the coding sequence ATGCCCGTGACCGTCTCCATCCCCACCATCCTGCGCAATCACACCGGCGGCGAGAAGTCCGTCGAGGCGTCGGGCAAGACGGTGGCGGAGGTGATCGACGACCTCGAGGCCAAGCACGGCGGCCTCAAGGAGCGCCTGGTCAAGGACGAGAAGCTGCACCGTTTCGTCAACGTTTACGTCAACGACGAGGACGTGCGCTTCGCGGGCGGGCTCGACGCGGAGGTCTCCGACGGCGACACCGTGACCATCCTGCCTGCTGTGGCGGGCGGGTCGCGCTGA
- a CDS encoding PLP-dependent cysteine synthase family protein yields the protein MARYESLLDALGGTPLVGLPRLSPSADVRLWAKLEDRNPTGSIKDRPALAMIEAAERDGSLRPGATILEPTSGNTGISLAMAAKLKGYGLVCVMPENTSAERTQLLQAYGARIVYSPAAGGSNEAVRRAKELAKSNPDWVMLYQYGNPANPDSHYRGTGPELLKDLPTVTHFVGGLGTTGTLVGVGRYLREQKPDVQVIAAEPRYGELVYGLRNLDEGFVPELYDPDVLSGRYSVGAYDALRRTRELLEHEGIFAGISTGAVVHAALGVANKALARGERADVAFVVADAGWKYLSTGAYSGSLDEAAERLDGQLWA from the coding sequence ATGGCTCGGTACGAGTCCCTGCTGGACGCGCTCGGCGGAACGCCGCTCGTCGGCCTGCCCAGGCTGTCCCCTTCGGCCGACGTGCGGCTGTGGGCGAAGCTGGAGGATCGCAACCCCACCGGCTCGATCAAGGACAGGCCCGCGCTGGCGATGATCGAGGCCGCCGAGCGTGACGGCAGCCTGCGCCCCGGAGCGACGATTCTCGAGCCCACCTCCGGCAACACCGGTATCTCGCTGGCCATGGCCGCCAAGCTCAAGGGCTACGGCCTGGTGTGTGTGATGCCGGAAAACACCTCGGCCGAGCGAACGCAACTGCTGCAGGCATACGGCGCCCGCATCGTGTACTCGCCCGCCGCGGGCGGCTCGAACGAGGCCGTGCGCAGGGCGAAGGAGCTGGCCAAGAGCAACCCGGACTGGGTCATGCTCTACCAGTACGGCAACCCGGCCAACCCCGACTCGCACTACCGGGGCACCGGCCCGGAGCTGCTGAAGGACCTGCCGACAGTGACCCACTTCGTCGGCGGCCTCGGCACCACCGGCACGCTGGTGGGGGTCGGTCGCTACCTGCGGGAGCAGAAGCCGGACGTGCAGGTGATCGCGGCGGAGCCGCGCTACGGCGAGCTGGTGTACGGGCTGCGCAACCTGGACGAGGGTTTCGTTCCCGAGCTGTACGACCCCGACGTGCTGTCCGGCAGGTACTCGGTCGGCGCCTACGACGCGCTGCGCCGCACCCGCGAACTGCTGGAACACGAAGGGATCTTCGCGGGAATCTCCACCGGCGCCGTGGTGCACGCCGCGCTCGGCGTGGCGAACAAGGCCCTGGCCAGGGGCGAGCGGGCCGATGTGGCGTTCGTCGTCGCCGACGCCGGCTGGAAGTACCTGTCCACCGGCGCCTACAGCGGTTCGCTCGACGAGGCCGCCGAGCGGCTGGACGGCCAGCTCTGGGCGTGA
- a CDS encoding group I truncated hemoglobin: MTSIYERIGGQEALIAVVDDFYERVLADAELAGFFTGSNMSRLKGKQVEFFAQALGGPAEYSGLSMKDAHRGRGIGQQHFDLVAKHLSESLLAAGVASDTVDAIIGAVAPLSGDIVSPAA; encoded by the coding sequence ATGACGAGCATTTACGAGCGGATCGGTGGCCAGGAAGCACTCATCGCGGTCGTTGACGACTTCTACGAGCGGGTCCTCGCGGACGCGGAGCTGGCGGGGTTCTTCACGGGGTCGAACATGTCGCGGCTGAAGGGCAAGCAGGTGGAGTTCTTCGCGCAGGCGCTCGGCGGTCCTGCCGAGTACAGCGGGCTTTCCATGAAGGACGCACACCGGGGCAGGGGTATCGGCCAGCAGCACTTCGACCTGGTGGCGAAGCACCTGAGCGAGTCGCTGCTGGCGGCCGGGGTCGCAAGCGACACGGTGGACGCGATCATCGGCGCGGTGGCGCCGCTTTCGGGCGACATCGTGTCACCGGCGGCCTGA
- a CDS encoding rhomboid family intramembrane serine protease: MLPPKPLAAGVVALTFTMLLYLVELVDVLLPAQLDLAGIHARSLAGLDGIAWAPVLHAGWEHLLANTVPVLVFAFLAMAGGIAQWVAVTATIWLVAGLGVWLTAPPGVVTVGASGLAFGWLAFLLVRGIFNRSAAQLVVAAVLLFGWGGMLWGILPGNPAISWQGHLFGALGGVLAAWVVARADRARAAKPPGTLRA; encoded by the coding sequence GTGCTGCCGCCGAAACCGCTGGCGGCGGGCGTTGTCGCGCTGACGTTCACGATGCTGCTCTACCTGGTGGAACTCGTCGACGTGCTGTTGCCGGCGCAACTCGACCTCGCCGGTATCCACGCGAGGTCGCTGGCGGGGCTCGACGGAATCGCGTGGGCACCGGTGCTGCACGCGGGCTGGGAGCACCTGCTCGCCAACACCGTTCCCGTGCTGGTGTTCGCCTTCCTCGCGATGGCGGGCGGTATCGCGCAGTGGGTGGCGGTCACGGCCACGATCTGGCTCGTCGCCGGGCTCGGGGTGTGGCTGACGGCCCCGCCTGGCGTGGTGACGGTCGGCGCCTCCGGGCTCGCCTTCGGCTGGCTGGCGTTCCTGCTCGTGCGCGGGATCTTCAACCGCAGCGCTGCCCAACTGGTGGTGGCCGCCGTGCTGCTGTTCGGCTGGGGCGGGATGCTGTGGGGCATCCTGCCCGGCAACCCGGCGATCTCCTGGCAGGGTCACCTGTTCGGAGCACTCGGCGGGGTGCTCGCGGCGTGGGTCGTGGCGCGAGCCGACCGGGCCAGGGCCGCCAAACCGCCCGGTACCCTCAGGGCGTGA
- the murI gene encoding glutamate racemase, translated as MTHADAPIGIFDSGVGGLTVARAIADQLPGERLRYLGDTRNAPYGPLPIARVRELTLAALDGLVADGVKALVIACNTASAASLRDARERYDIPVIEVVLPAVRRAAAATHNGRIGLIGTEGTVRSRAYDDAFAGATQVRLSSVACPRFVDFVERGITSGRQVLGLAQGYLEPLSRAGVDTLILGCTHYPLLTGVLQIVMGPEVTLVSSAEETAKDVVRVLTEQDLLSERAEPPAHEFLCTGDREPFTRLAHRFMGIGAGVLTAT; from the coding sequence GTGACGCATGCCGATGCCCCGATCGGGATATTCGACTCCGGCGTCGGTGGGCTGACCGTCGCGCGCGCCATCGCCGATCAGCTTCCCGGAGAGCGACTGCGCTACCTCGGCGACACCCGCAACGCCCCCTACGGGCCGCTGCCCATCGCCCGAGTGCGCGAGCTCACCCTGGCCGCCCTCGACGGCCTCGTCGCAGACGGAGTCAAGGCGCTGGTGATCGCCTGCAACACTGCCTCCGCGGCGAGCCTGCGCGACGCCAGGGAGCGTTACGACATCCCCGTCATCGAGGTCGTGCTGCCCGCCGTGCGGCGCGCGGCGGCCGCCACGCACAACGGGCGCATCGGGTTGATCGGCACGGAGGGCACCGTCCGCTCACGCGCCTACGACGACGCCTTCGCAGGCGCAACACAGGTGCGACTGAGCAGCGTCGCCTGCCCCCGGTTCGTCGACTTCGTCGAGCGGGGCATCACATCGGGCCGCCAGGTGCTCGGGCTCGCGCAGGGCTACCTCGAGCCGTTGTCGCGCGCTGGGGTGGACACGCTGATCCTTGGCTGCACGCACTACCCACTGCTCACCGGCGTGCTCCAGATCGTGATGGGGCCGGAGGTGACTTTGGTGTCCAGCGCGGAAGAAACCGCCAAGGACGTGGTGCGCGTACTCACCGAGCAGGACCTGCTCTCCGAACGCGCGGAGCCACCCGCGCACGAGTTCCTCTGCACGGGCGACCGGGAGCCGTTCACCCGGCTGGCACACCGGTTCATGGGTATCGGCGCCGGCGTGCTGACGGCCACGTGA
- a CDS encoding MBL fold metallo-hydrolase yields the protein MRVTILGCCGSIPGPDQAASGYLLEADGFTMGIDLGNGTLARLQAVRDPFGLDALLLSHLHPDHCADFSALTVLRRYHPAPPFDTRERRLPVYAPSQAPARLANAYAPHEAERLETDLSDVFEFHALHHGVLRIGPFEVTAVPVTHPTESFGMRVAHGARTFAYTGDTGECPALDELAQGVDVLLAEATWTHADDRPPGLHLSGRQAGELAARARVGRLLLTHVAPWTDGEAVLWEARSRYDGPVRLVEQGAVYDI from the coding sequence GTGCGAGTGACGATCCTGGGCTGCTGCGGCAGCATTCCCGGCCCCGACCAGGCGGCGTCTGGCTACCTGCTCGAAGCGGACGGCTTCACGATGGGCATCGATCTCGGCAACGGCACGCTGGCGCGACTGCAGGCCGTGCGCGATCCGTTCGGACTGGACGCGCTGCTGCTTTCGCACCTGCATCCGGACCACTGCGCCGACTTCAGCGCACTGACGGTGCTGCGCCGCTACCATCCGGCGCCGCCTTTCGACACCCGCGAGCGCAGGCTGCCGGTCTACGCGCCGAGCCAGGCGCCCGCCAGGCTGGCCAACGCCTACGCGCCGCACGAGGCGGAGCGGCTGGAGACCGACCTGTCGGACGTGTTCGAGTTCCACGCGCTGCACCACGGTGTGCTGCGGATCGGGCCGTTCGAGGTCACCGCCGTGCCGGTGACCCATCCAACCGAGTCGTTCGGGATGCGCGTGGCCCACGGCGCGCGCACCTTCGCCTACACCGGCGACACCGGTGAGTGCCCCGCGCTGGACGAACTCGCACAGGGAGTCGACGTGCTGCTGGCGGAGGCCACCTGGACCCACGCCGACGACCGGCCACCCGGGTTGCACCTATCCGGACGGCAGGCCGGGGAACTCGCCGCGCGGGCGCGCGTCGGCAGGCTGCTGCTCACCCACGTCGCTCCGTGGACCGACGGCGAAGCGGTGCTGTGGGAGGCGCGTTCCCGCTACGACGGGCCCGTCCGGCTCGTCGAGCAAGGGGCGGTCTACGACATCTGA
- the rph gene encoding ribonuclease PH, with protein MVRKDGRNDDQLREVRITRGFQQWPAGSVLIEFGDTRVLCAASVTEGVPRWRAGSGLGWVTAEYAMLPSATHTRADRESIKGRIGGRTHEISRLIGRSLRSCIDLAALGENTVVIDCDVIQADGGTRTAAITGGYVALADATTWLGAAGRLVDPKPLSAAVSAVSVGVVDGRVRLDLPYEEDSRAEVDMNVVATDAGTLIEVQGTAEGATFTRSTLDKMLDLALAGCAELARAQEQALAQPYPGELPEPAPAKKSKGSK; from the coding sequence GTGGTGAGAAAAGACGGCAGGAACGACGACCAGCTCCGCGAGGTGCGGATCACGCGCGGTTTTCAGCAGTGGCCCGCGGGTTCGGTGCTCATAGAGTTCGGCGACACCAGGGTGCTGTGCGCTGCGAGCGTGACAGAAGGCGTGCCGCGCTGGCGCGCGGGCTCCGGCCTCGGCTGGGTCACCGCCGAGTACGCGATGCTGCCATCGGCCACCCACACCCGAGCCGATCGCGAATCGATCAAGGGCAGGATCGGTGGCCGTACCCACGAGATCAGCAGGCTCATCGGGCGGTCCCTGCGCTCCTGCATCGACCTCGCCGCACTCGGCGAGAACACCGTCGTGATCGACTGTGACGTGATCCAGGCCGACGGCGGAACCCGCACCGCCGCCATCACCGGCGGCTACGTCGCGCTCGCCGACGCGACCACCTGGCTTGGCGCGGCGGGCAGGCTCGTCGACCCCAAGCCGCTCTCGGCGGCGGTGTCCGCCGTCAGCGTCGGTGTGGTGGACGGGCGGGTCCGGCTGGACCTTCCCTACGAGGAGGACTCTCGTGCCGAAGTGGACATGAACGTCGTCGCCACCGACGCGGGCACGCTGATCGAGGTGCAGGGCACCGCCGAGGGCGCCACGTTCACCAGATCCACTCTCGACAAGATGCTCGACCTGGCCCTCGCCGGCTGCGCGGAGCTGGCCAGGGCCCAGGAACAGGCGCTGGCCCAGCCTTACCCCGGTGAGTTGCCCGAGCCCGCGCCCGCCAAGAAGTCGAAGGGCTCCAAGTGA
- the rdgB gene encoding RdgB/HAM1 family non-canonical purine NTP pyrophosphatase, translated as MTLRLLLATRNRHKLDELRRILLTHGLGEIEVVGLAEVKEFPESPETGATFEENALAKARDAARATGLPAVADDSGLAVDALNGMPGVLSARWAGEHGDDRANLELVLSQLKDVPDERRGAAFVCAAALVVPGSTEVVLRGEWRGTLVREPRGTNGFGYDPIFLPEGQSRTSAELSGEEKDSMSHRGRALRSLLPYLRELTQVR; from the coding sequence GTGACGTTGCGGCTGCTGCTGGCCACACGCAACCGGCACAAGCTCGACGAACTGCGTCGGATCCTGCTGACGCACGGCCTCGGCGAGATCGAGGTCGTCGGTCTCGCCGAGGTGAAGGAGTTCCCCGAGTCACCCGAGACCGGGGCCACCTTCGAGGAGAACGCGCTCGCCAAGGCCCGCGATGCCGCGCGCGCCACCGGCCTGCCCGCCGTCGCCGACGACTCAGGGCTTGCCGTGGACGCACTGAACGGTATGCCCGGAGTGCTGTCGGCCCGCTGGGCGGGCGAGCACGGCGACGACCGCGCGAACCTCGAACTTGTGCTGTCGCAACTGAAGGACGTCCCCGACGAGCGGCGCGGTGCCGCCTTCGTGTGCGCGGCCGCGCTGGTGGTGCCCGGCTCGACCGAGGTCGTGCTGCGTGGCGAATGGCGCGGCACGCTCGTCCGCGAACCCCGTGGCACGAACGGGTTCGGCTACGACCCGATCTTCTTGCCCGAGGGGCAGAGCCGCACCTCCGCGGAGTTGTCCGGTGAGGAGAAGGATTCGATGTCGCACCGGGGTCGCGCGCTGCGCTCGCTGTTGCCGTACCTGCGGGAACTGACCCAGGTGCGGTAA
- the bcp gene encoding thioredoxin-dependent thiol peroxidase: MTEQKRLSPGDQAPEFTLPDSKGDNVSLSDFRGRWVVVYFYPAAGTPGCTKQACDFRDNLALLDEAGYQVLGISPDKQAKLAKFEADQGLTFPLLSDPDKTVLTEWGAFGEKKNYGRVVQGVIRSTFVVDPEGRIAKALYNVRATGHVAKLLKDLRLSG, encoded by the coding sequence ATGACCGAGCAGAAGCGGCTCTCCCCCGGCGACCAGGCACCCGAGTTCACCCTTCCCGACAGTAAGGGCGACAACGTCTCGCTGTCCGACTTCCGGGGCCGCTGGGTGGTCGTGTACTTCTACCCCGCCGCGGGCACCCCCGGGTGCACCAAGCAGGCCTGCGACTTCAGGGACAACCTCGCCCTGCTCGACGAAGCCGGGTACCAGGTGCTGGGAATCTCCCCCGACAAGCAGGCAAAGCTCGCGAAGTTCGAAGCCGACCAGGGCCTGACCTTCCCGTTGCTTTCCGATCCCGACAAGACCGTGCTCACCGAGTGGGGAGCTTTCGGGGAGAAGAAGAACTACGGTCGGGTGGTGCAGGGGGTGATCCGCTCGACGTTCGTCGTGGATCCCGAAGGCAGGATCGCGAAGGCGCTGTACAACGTGCGCGCCACCGGTCACGTGGCCAAACTGCTGAAGGATCTGCGACTGTCCGGGTAA